One window of the Paenibacillus beijingensis genome contains the following:
- a CDS encoding carbohydrate ABC transporter permease, producing MKLRSRERWTSYLSLAPMFLYLLLLMAYPLGSTFYHSFTRWNGVESHWVGMDNYIDIFKSGELLRLLRTNLIMLLSVPGILMICLVIAVLMFEKVPGTNFFRMVYYLPSTLSAVVVGYLMRTMFSPVGPVNQWLQFLGMDMSQFDWLSNVPTAFLVLIFCFYWQTVGYGMLIFLSGLSSLPNEVLEAARIDGANWRTQLIRIVIPLLLPAIVFFCVTNVIWVFVGLFSLVFTVTGGGPGYETTPIDYMIFLKAFQSDQLGYASTLSVILFVLVLCISWIQLRVSERFSD from the coding sequence TTGAAGCTGCGATCAAGAGAAAGATGGACATCCTATCTGTCTCTAGCACCGATGTTTCTGTATTTACTGCTTCTCATGGCTTATCCTCTGGGAAGCACCTTCTACCATAGCTTTACTCGTTGGAACGGGGTGGAATCGCACTGGGTCGGAATGGACAACTACATCGACATCTTCAAAAGCGGAGAGCTGTTGAGGCTCCTTCGCACCAATTTGATAATGCTTTTGTCCGTGCCCGGCATTCTGATGATCTGCCTGGTGATTGCCGTATTAATGTTTGAGAAAGTGCCGGGTACGAATTTTTTTCGGATGGTTTACTATTTACCTTCCACCTTGTCAGCCGTCGTTGTCGGTTACTTGATGAGAACGATGTTCTCTCCGGTCGGACCGGTCAATCAATGGCTTCAGTTTCTGGGAATGGATATGTCTCAATTCGATTGGCTGTCCAATGTGCCGACTGCGTTTCTAGTGCTGATCTTTTGCTTTTACTGGCAGACGGTCGGCTACGGGATGCTGATTTTTCTATCTGGACTTTCCAGTCTGCCTAACGAAGTTCTGGAAGCTGCGCGCATAGACGGAGCGAATTGGCGAACGCAGCTTATCCGTATCGTCATTCCGCTGCTCTTACCGGCAATCGTCTTCTTTTGTGTGACCAACGTCATTTGGGTTTTCGTTGGACTGTTTTCTTTAGTATTCACTGTGACAGGAGGCGGGCCTGGCTATGAAACGACGCCGATCGACTACATGATCTTTCTTAAGGCGTTTCAGTCAGATCAGCTGGGGTACGCAAGCACGCTGTCGGTTATCCTTTTCGTTCTGGTGCTATGCATATCTTGGATTCAACTTCGAGTATCGGAGAGATTTTCGGATTAA
- a CDS encoding carbohydrate ABC transporter permease codes for MVYKRSYTMRWFIFATLLFIAILTFYPILFMGFAVFKPTIEYFKSPLAFPKTAYLDNLKAMYYAFDIFRLFGNTLFCVVVASIINLSLTVPAAYTFAKRNFPFRSQLYIVVIGVSTIPTITFILPNYLFMSKLNLLNTPLSVILIWVAASIPWTVFLLSSLMRSIPSESIEAVTIDGGNYFSLLLRVIVPLSTPAIATVSIFNVTNWWNDLLTPLIFLQSDSVKTMTAGLATLISRFSSDVPLQITGLFLTSLPPMLIYIFLQKFIQQGLVVGAVK; via the coding sequence ATGGTGTATAAGCGGTCGTATACCATGCGTTGGTTCATCTTTGCTACCTTGCTTTTTATCGCTATCCTTACGTTCTATCCGATTCTGTTCATGGGCTTCGCTGTATTCAAACCGACAATCGAATATTTCAAATCTCCACTGGCCTTTCCGAAAACAGCGTATTTGGACAATTTGAAGGCGATGTACTATGCGTTTGATATTTTTCGTTTGTTCGGCAATACATTATTCTGCGTTGTCGTGGCGAGTATCATTAACTTAAGCTTGACCGTACCGGCAGCATACACGTTCGCCAAGAGAAATTTTCCCTTTCGTTCACAGCTGTATATTGTCGTTATCGGTGTCAGCACGATTCCGACGATTACATTCATTCTGCCTAATTATCTGTTTATGTCGAAGTTGAATCTCTTAAATACTCCGTTGTCGGTCATCCTGATTTGGGTGGCAGCGAGCATTCCATGGACTGTTTTTCTGCTTTCTTCCTTAATGCGGTCCATTCCTTCCGAATCGATTGAAGCGGTGACCATTGACGGAGGGAACTACTTTTCATTGCTTCTTCGCGTGATCGTGCCGCTTAGCACTCCGGCCATTGCGACCGTAAGTATTTTCAACGTGACGAACTGGTGGAACGATTTGCTGACGCCGCTGATATTCCTGCAATCCGATTCGGTCAAAACGATGACGGCGGGACTCGCAACGCTGATCTCCCGTTTCTCCTCGGATGTTCCGCTTCAAATCACCGGTTTATTTCTTACGTCACTGCCGCCAATGCTTATTTATATCTTTTTACAGAAGTTTATCCAGCAAGGTCTTGTTGTAGGCGCCGTTAAATAA
- a CDS encoding Gfo/Idh/MocA family protein — protein MRTSKIKVGILGGGGILHAHAPGFTRLRDVCEVVVAERDVSRHGLIRELLGNETEIVTDYKELLNRADIEAVDILLPHDLHLPVTLEAAEAGKQVLTEKVMARNVYECDRMIEACRKAGVTLTVCHDRRYDGDWQVLKHIVESGELGEILFWKLEHNQNVVVPEGHWIRSYDKIGGGAIMSCLTHQIDSLRWYGGEVENVTSMSKVVPERMEGEVIGGLLARMKSGALALLSINWHTQSHDAPNGLWYEFNHVTGTKGEAYFMSGKGTYVKIHNGESQLFEYNQRGEGSFVKIESASQLTGHQRCIEEWVKSLRGEEASILTDGTDIRKTVEVAEAAYLSERTGCVAKIPIEPTPWQQ, from the coding sequence ATGCGAACAAGCAAAATTAAAGTCGGAATTTTAGGTGGAGGCGGAATTCTCCATGCCCATGCCCCGGGTTTCACAAGACTTAGAGACGTATGCGAAGTAGTGGTGGCGGAACGCGATGTCAGTCGGCATGGACTGATACGGGAGCTGCTTGGAAATGAGACCGAGATCGTAACCGATTATAAAGAACTGCTGAACCGGGCTGATATCGAGGCGGTAGACATTTTACTGCCTCACGATCTTCATTTGCCGGTTACATTGGAGGCGGCTGAAGCGGGAAAGCAAGTACTTACCGAGAAGGTAATGGCAAGAAACGTTTATGAATGCGACCGAATGATCGAAGCTTGCCGGAAGGCAGGCGTTACCTTGACGGTATGCCATGATAGGCGATATGACGGCGATTGGCAAGTGCTGAAGCATATTGTCGAATCCGGGGAACTGGGCGAAATCCTGTTCTGGAAGCTCGAACATAACCAGAATGTCGTGGTGCCGGAAGGACACTGGATTCGTTCTTACGACAAAATCGGCGGGGGAGCGATTATGAGCTGTTTGACCCATCAGATCGACTCTCTGCGCTGGTATGGAGGCGAGGTGGAGAACGTAACCAGCATGAGTAAAGTGGTGCCGGAACGAATGGAGGGCGAAGTCATCGGCGGCTTACTGGCGAGAATGAAGTCGGGGGCTTTGGCATTGCTCTCAATCAACTGGCATACGCAATCCCATGATGCGCCGAACGGTTTATGGTATGAATTCAACCATGTGACCGGGACGAAGGGAGAAGCGTATTTCATGAGCGGTAAAGGAACATACGTCAAGATCCATAATGGAGAGTCTCAATTGTTCGAATATAATCAACGTGGCGAAGGAAGTTTTGTGAAAATAGAAAGTGCTTCCCAGCTTACCGGACATCAGCGCTGTATAGAGGAGTGGGTTAAAAGCCTCCGGGGAGAGGAAGCTAGCATTTTGACGGACGGAACGGATATTCGCAAAACAGTTGAGGTGGCCGAAGCGGCGTATCTGTCCGAACGTACGGGATGCGTTGCGAAAATACCAATCGAGCCGACGCCGTGGCAGCAATAA
- a CDS encoding sugar phosphate isomerase/epimerase family protein, protein MRIGVDTFTLRELELDPYQTLDFIKKLGFDGAQFGGIRSMSPQLDVGSLKDIHEYAASQDLYAHVSVTYVNPVITGSSIDAFRLRLEEEIRAAAKAGWHELHSAINTSNERYEHAVPWEEHVRQCINVIRSLRPVLEQCGSRINLETHGETTFDVLRVIEAVGEDIVGVCLDTANTLVNAEDPVLAAKRVAPYTHMTHAKDGIVYFSQNGITRQGKPPGQGVVDWEQILPILGQYSPDLPLSIEDHKWLFEAKIFDREWMDRNPDLTAYELGQFVKLACRTEAELAEGKIQNPDEYESIPYLDQMEERLVSGLHYFRKLLAQLHFAT, encoded by the coding sequence ATGCGGATAGGTGTTGACACGTTTACGTTACGGGAGTTGGAATTGGACCCTTATCAAACGCTGGATTTCATCAAAAAGCTGGGATTTGACGGTGCGCAATTCGGCGGGATCAGGAGCATGAGCCCCCAATTGGATGTCGGGTCTCTCAAAGATATTCACGAGTATGCGGCATCCCAAGACTTGTATGCCCATGTTTCCGTGACTTATGTCAACCCGGTCATTACCGGAAGTTCAATCGATGCATTTAGGCTTAGGCTGGAGGAAGAGATACGTGCGGCGGCGAAGGCCGGATGGCATGAGCTTCATAGTGCGATCAACACGTCAAACGAGAGGTACGAGCATGCCGTTCCCTGGGAAGAGCATGTACGGCAGTGCATTAATGTCATTCGCAGTCTCAGGCCTGTCCTGGAGCAATGCGGCTCGCGAATCAATCTGGAAACCCATGGAGAAACCACATTTGATGTGCTTCGGGTAATCGAGGCGGTAGGCGAGGACATTGTCGGCGTATGCCTGGATACGGCGAATACTCTGGTCAATGCGGAGGATCCTGTATTGGCGGCCAAACGGGTGGCCCCCTATACTCATATGACGCATGCCAAGGATGGAATTGTTTATTTTTCGCAGAATGGAATCACCAGACAGGGGAAGCCGCCTGGGCAAGGCGTAGTGGATTGGGAACAAATTCTTCCGATACTCGGGCAATACAGTCCGGACCTGCCATTATCTATCGAGGATCACAAGTGGCTTTTTGAAGCCAAAATTTTCGACCGGGAATGGATGGATCGCAACCCGGACTTAACAGCTTACGAACTGGGACAGTTTGTCAAGCTGGCCTGCCGGACGGAAGCGGAGCTTGCAGAGGGAAAAATTCAAAACCCGGACGAGTATGAATCCATCCCTTATTTGGATCAGATGGAAGAAAGACTGGTCAGCGGGCTTCATTACTTCAGAAAATTGCTGGCGCAGCTTCATTTTGCCACGTAG
- a CDS encoding AAC(3) family N-acetyltransferase, whose amino-acid sequence MYTKESLIRNLEQLEVDRNGTLLVHSSYKSIGEVEGGPDTILDALTDYMKNGLLVMPTHTWSYIDENNPRFHVQDSPSCVGILTELFRKRPGVVRSLHPTHSVAALGKDAEAFVTGNEKCDTPCGPQSPWGKLLERKATIMLLGVDLRRNTFMHGIEEWANIPNRVADRPVLLYTILPDGTEIPVPSRRHSGGENWSDYFWKVNDIFIKKGVMYTGRFGLAEVRICDADRMTSLLNQMLRINPDLFSTIDPLDPALEYEGDRT is encoded by the coding sequence ATGTACACCAAAGAAAGCTTGATACGGAATCTTGAGCAATTGGAAGTCGATCGGAACGGCACGCTATTGGTCCATTCGTCATACAAGAGCATTGGTGAAGTGGAGGGAGGTCCCGATACTATCCTCGATGCTCTAACGGACTATATGAAGAATGGGCTGCTCGTGATGCCTACCCATACATGGTCTTACATTGACGAGAACAACCCTAGATTCCACGTTCAGGACTCCCCCTCCTGTGTTGGCATTCTGACGGAGCTTTTTCGCAAGCGACCCGGCGTTGTCCGGTCGCTGCACCCAACTCATTCGGTCGCTGCGCTTGGCAAGGATGCGGAAGCATTCGTAACGGGGAACGAGAAGTGTGATACCCCTTGCGGACCGCAGTCGCCATGGGGGAAACTCCTCGAACGGAAAGCCACGATTATGCTGCTTGGAGTGGATTTGCGCAGGAATACATTTATGCATGGCATAGAAGAATGGGCCAATATTCCGAACAGAGTCGCAGACCGTCCTGTCCTGCTGTACACGATACTTCCTGACGGGACCGAAATTCCCGTTCCTTCGCGAAGGCACAGCGGAGGAGAGAACTGGTCGGATTATTTCTGGAAAGTCAACGACATTTTTATAAAGAAAGGCGTTATGTATACCGGACGGTTCGGGTTGGCGGAGGTTCGAATTTGCGATGCGGACCGGATGACGAGTTTGCTTAATCAAATGTTGCGTATTAATCCCGATCTCTTCTCCACGATTGATCCGCTGGATCCAGCATTAGAATATGAAGGAGACAGGACATGA
- a CDS encoding M81 family metallopeptidase — MTLRILIGALVQESNTFSPYISSMDDFRSNVFLLGDQIKELQIENEVRGGIQAAEDAGVEVVPVLCAYAVSSGKFARHALKELKQLMLSQIRSAEQYDGVYFAMHGAMVAEGCDDVEGELTEEIRRVIGDLPFVLSLDLHANVTTKMIRHTDAIVGYRTYPHMDFYETGYRAVQLLISVLKEGKKPAMAMVKLPMIVPAENSQSTHGPFAELWKEAFEGEQRGISRVTSLFPVQPWLDIAEMGSSAVVVADEAEKAEREAERLAELFWQKRHDFDIRLYSVQQIVELADTYTGEEGPIVISDVADSPGAGSTGDSAFVLRQLLDLGVQERLNSLLVITDERAVEQAIQAGVGQNVELTVGHTLDRSGEPLTIAGKVRRIGDGQFRLNGGHAKNTVANMGRNVVVEIGTLSLLIGERPVFSGDPSMYRTMGLEPERADIVMVKSANQFRADYEAISKRIYILDTPGSSPADITKLSYHHIVRPFYPFDDNFEWKKLKGYTSY; from the coding sequence ATGACTTTGAGGATATTGATTGGCGCTCTCGTTCAGGAGAGCAACACCTTTAGTCCTTACATCAGCAGCATGGACGATTTTCGCAGCAACGTGTTTTTGCTGGGGGACCAGATCAAGGAGCTCCAAATTGAAAATGAGGTCCGCGGCGGTATACAGGCTGCGGAAGATGCCGGCGTGGAGGTTGTTCCTGTCTTATGCGCATATGCCGTTTCGTCCGGTAAGTTTGCAAGACATGCGTTAAAGGAATTAAAGCAACTTATGCTTTCGCAGATCCGGTCTGCGGAACAGTATGACGGTGTTTATTTCGCCATGCATGGGGCGATGGTTGCGGAAGGCTGCGACGATGTCGAAGGGGAATTGACAGAGGAAATCAGGCGCGTAATCGGAGACCTTCCTTTCGTGCTGTCCTTGGATTTGCATGCCAATGTAACGACGAAGATGATTCGTCATACAGACGCTATAGTAGGCTATCGCACTTACCCTCATATGGATTTCTATGAAACCGGCTATCGGGCTGTGCAATTGCTGATATCGGTTCTGAAAGAAGGCAAGAAACCGGCTATGGCGATGGTCAAGCTACCCATGATCGTTCCGGCGGAAAATTCCCAGTCCACTCACGGCCCTTTCGCGGAACTGTGGAAAGAAGCGTTCGAAGGGGAACAACGGGGGATATCCAGGGTCACGTCGCTTTTTCCCGTCCAGCCTTGGTTGGACATTGCGGAGATGGGATCGTCGGCAGTCGTTGTTGCGGACGAAGCGGAGAAAGCCGAGCGTGAAGCGGAAAGGCTGGCGGAGCTTTTCTGGCAAAAGAGGCACGACTTTGATATCCGATTGTATAGCGTACAGCAGATTGTCGAGTTGGCTGATACGTATACGGGAGAAGAAGGACCGATTGTCATCTCGGACGTCGCGGACAGCCCGGGTGCAGGATCAACAGGAGACAGCGCTTTTGTGCTGCGTCAATTGTTGGATCTGGGTGTACAGGAGCGGCTGAACAGCCTGCTCGTCATAACGGACGAACGAGCCGTCGAACAGGCGATTCAAGCCGGTGTCGGGCAAAACGTGGAATTAACGGTCGGACATACGTTGGACCGTTCCGGAGAACCGCTGACGATCGCCGGTAAAGTGAGAAGGATCGGCGACGGACAGTTCCGCCTGAATGGCGGACATGCCAAGAATACGGTCGCCAACATGGGACGAAACGTAGTCGTGGAAATCGGGACCCTCTCGCTGTTGATCGGGGAAAGACCGGTATTCTCCGGCGATCCAAGCATGTACCGGACGATGGGGCTTGAGCCTGAGAGGGCGGATATCGTCATGGTCAAGTCGGCCAACCAGTTCCGGGCAGATTATGAAGCCATCTCTAAACGCATTTACATTCTGGACACGCCCGGCAGCAGCCCTGCTGATATCACAAAGCTGTCCTATCACCATATTGTAAGACCCTTCTATCCCTTTGACGACAACTTCGAATGGAAGAAGCTGAAAGGATATACATCTTACTGA
- a CDS encoding SDR family NAD(P)-dependent oxidoreductase, whose amino-acid sequence MKLLHKVAIITGASRSIGAAIAKRYALEGAKVVINDRAYPGLAERVVTDIQASGGEAFAFQADVSNESEVQDMVNETARRFGTVDILVNNAAIDPRVPWHEISSEDWDEVMGVNVRSQFLCSKAVFPYMKANHYGKIINVSSVTYFTGQPGFVHYVASKGAIVGFTRALAREIGKHGVNVNCITPGAVLTETEQEKVNPDDMPRVEKMLAEAQCFARRETAADLEGAFVFLASADSDFITGQTLNVDGGWIMH is encoded by the coding sequence ATGAAACTGCTTCATAAAGTCGCCATCATTACGGGCGCTTCCCGTTCGATTGGCGCAGCGATCGCAAAGAGATATGCGCTTGAAGGAGCTAAAGTTGTTATCAATGACCGGGCCTATCCCGGGTTGGCTGAACGGGTCGTAACGGATATTCAAGCGTCCGGAGGCGAGGCCTTCGCATTCCAAGCTGACGTATCGAACGAATCCGAGGTTCAGGATATGGTGAATGAGACAGCGAGGCGCTTCGGAACCGTTGATATTCTGGTCAATAATGCAGCTATAGATCCGCGTGTGCCTTGGCATGAGATTTCGTCTGAAGATTGGGATGAGGTGATGGGAGTAAATGTCCGTTCCCAGTTTCTTTGCTCGAAAGCAGTGTTTCCCTATATGAAAGCCAACCATTATGGCAAAATCATCAACGTATCCTCAGTTACTTATTTTACAGGTCAGCCGGGCTTCGTTCATTATGTTGCTTCCAAGGGTGCGATCGTCGGATTTACCCGTGCCTTGGCGCGTGAAATCGGGAAACATGGCGTAAACGTTAACTGCATTACGCCGGGAGCTGTTCTGACCGAGACGGAACAGGAGAAAGTGAATCCGGATGACATGCCCAGGGTAGAGAAAATGCTGGCCGAGGCGCAGTGCTTCGCAAGAAGAGAGACGGCAGCGGATTTGGAGGGGGCGTTCGTTTTTCTCGCTTCGGCCGACAGCGATTTTATTACGGGACAGACTCTGAACGTGGATGGCGGATGGATTATGCATTAA
- a CDS encoding aspartate aminotransferase family protein, with the protein MNTFKISEQSWLKAKRVVAGGAASSLRASMKPVPLYVSSASGSKLLDADGNEYIDYLLAYGPLILGHAHPEWTALVQNSLLRGVTYGLQHEGEIELASLLTDILPCADKVAFSGSGTEAVMIALRLARAYTRKSKVIRFEGHYHGWSDTIFTSFPSPDMRGEAEKVTMAGTAGQSENALQDILLVKWNDAEELERVLTEHADEIACVITEPVMCNSGCLAPNPGYLERMRELTTRFGIVLIFDEVITGFRLGLSGAQGRFGVTPDLGIFGKAIAGGVALSAVAGKADIMRLIDEGTVNHLGTLNGSTLSMTAGLATLALLSEGEGRAYSRMEEGMNRLASGLRKSLQRHGIPGIVNRIGSVMHMMFIDKPEVSDFDTFQQRDSARYTVFASKMLEAGILIRPSGLWYISTVHTDEDIDRTIGTADQVLAAL; encoded by the coding sequence ATGAATACATTCAAAATTTCAGAACAAAGCTGGCTGAAGGCCAAACGGGTCGTAGCGGGCGGGGCGGCTAGCTCGCTTCGTGCCTCCATGAAGCCCGTACCGCTGTATGTGTCTTCCGCATCCGGTTCAAAGCTGCTGGATGCCGACGGCAATGAATATATTGATTATTTGCTTGCTTACGGCCCGCTCATTCTAGGTCATGCTCATCCCGAATGGACAGCCTTGGTTCAAAATTCCCTTCTTCGCGGTGTGACGTACGGACTTCAGCATGAGGGGGAAATCGAACTTGCTTCCCTGCTCACAGACATCCTCCCATGCGCCGACAAAGTGGCATTCAGCGGGTCGGGAACCGAAGCGGTCATGATCGCGCTCCGGCTGGCTCGCGCTTACACTCGCAAATCGAAAGTGATTCGTTTCGAGGGTCATTATCACGGTTGGTCGGACACTATCTTCACCTCGTTTCCGAGTCCGGACATGCGGGGGGAAGCCGAAAAGGTTACAATGGCCGGTACGGCCGGACAAAGCGAAAACGCTTTGCAGGATATTCTGCTTGTGAAGTGGAACGACGCGGAGGAATTAGAACGGGTCCTGACCGAACATGCGGATGAAATCGCTTGCGTTATTACAGAGCCCGTTATGTGCAATTCCGGCTGTCTGGCCCCAAATCCGGGGTATCTGGAACGGATGCGGGAGCTTACGACCCGGTTTGGAATCGTATTAATTTTCGATGAGGTGATTACGGGTTTCAGGCTCGGGTTGTCCGGCGCGCAAGGGCGTTTCGGTGTCACACCCGATTTGGGCATTTTCGGCAAAGCGATCGCAGGAGGAGTAGCGCTTAGCGCGGTTGCCGGCAAAGCAGACATAATGCGACTCATCGATGAAGGCACTGTCAACCATCTCGGAACGCTGAATGGCAGCACGTTGTCCATGACGGCAGGGCTTGCAACCTTGGCTCTTCTCTCGGAGGGTGAAGGGAGGGCATACAGCCGCATGGAAGAAGGTATGAACCGACTGGCTAGCGGTTTAAGGAAGTCCCTGCAAAGGCACGGAATTCCTGGAATCGTCAATCGGATCGGGTCGGTTATGCATATGATGTTCATCGACAAGCCCGAGGTAAGCGACTTTGATACATTCCAGCAACGTGATTCCGCACGATACACAGTATTTGCAAGCAAGATGCTGGAAGCGGGCATCCTGATCCGGCCCAGCGGCTTATGGTATATATCGACCGTGCATACGGACGAGGACATCGACAGGACCATAGGTACTGCGGATCAGGTGCTGGCGGCATTATAA
- the ilvD gene encoding dihydroxy-acid dehydratase, giving the protein MDKEWASQKVRKISFEGDALRMSMDWTVEDLDKVQVLVESTHGASHPSSYHLGELMEEMEKGVFQAGGKPALYTTTDICDGVAQAHGGMHYSLPSRDFIASMVEIHALATPMDAMVLASAGDKAVPAHLMAIARLNIPAVHVPGGAMGAGPCLKSNEELWAMSVQVKEQKMSKEEFLAFQRACCPTCGACQYMGTAATMQVMSEALGLALPWTALIPATNAEIRRAARAAGQQVMRLVEHGITPDKILTKEAFENAIMVHSAIGGSLNAIMHLIAIAAEAGIKLDAETFDRIHREIPVLVDTKTAGKYPTELFWYAGGTPRVMQELRSFLHLDALTVTGHSLGDNLEAFNQNEMPRYAEMFLANYKLNYRDVIYPIGKPLKPEGSAALLKGNLAPKGATIKKSAVAEQMMVHEGKAKVFDSEEDAVKALLAKQIVSGDVVVIRYQGPKACGMPEMFFMSELIASDPVLSVTTSLVTDGRFSGATRGPCVGYVYPEALEGGPIAFVESGDLVRIDIPKRDLSIVGIAGKYATDDVIAATLEERRKSWIKPDIRHRGALGQYTRLTRPALEGGSMNQIISYIVSGEI; this is encoded by the coding sequence ATGGATAAAGAATGGGCAAGTCAAAAGGTCCGCAAGATCAGCTTCGAAGGCGATGCGTTGCGTATGTCCATGGATTGGACAGTAGAAGATCTGGACAAAGTGCAAGTTCTGGTCGAAAGCACGCACGGTGCCAGTCATCCGAGCTCGTATCATCTTGGGGAACTCATGGAGGAAATGGAGAAAGGCGTTTTTCAGGCCGGCGGCAAGCCCGCCTTATATACGACGACTGATATTTGCGATGGCGTTGCGCAGGCGCACGGCGGCATGCATTATTCGCTGCCGTCCCGCGACTTCATCGCTTCGATGGTGGAGATTCACGCGCTTGCCACGCCGATGGACGCCATGGTTCTGGCGTCCGCGGGAGATAAAGCTGTTCCTGCCCACCTGATGGCGATCGCAAGGCTGAACATTCCCGCTGTTCATGTCCCCGGAGGGGCAATGGGGGCCGGGCCCTGTCTGAAGTCCAATGAAGAGCTGTGGGCAATGAGTGTTCAAGTGAAAGAACAGAAGATGAGCAAGGAGGAGTTCCTTGCGTTCCAGCGCGCCTGCTGTCCAACCTGCGGAGCTTGTCAATATATGGGTACGGCAGCTACGATGCAAGTCATGTCTGAAGCGCTCGGACTGGCTTTGCCTTGGACGGCGCTTATTCCCGCAACCAATGCGGAAATCCGCCGTGCAGCAAGGGCGGCGGGACAGCAGGTCATGAGATTGGTTGAGCACGGGATCACACCAGACAAGATTTTGACAAAGGAAGCGTTCGAAAATGCGATTATGGTTCATTCCGCGATCGGAGGTTCACTGAATGCGATCATGCATTTGATCGCGATTGCGGCGGAGGCGGGAATTAAACTGGATGCCGAGACCTTCGATCGGATTCATCGCGAAATTCCGGTATTGGTTGATACGAAGACGGCCGGCAAGTACCCGACTGAACTGTTCTGGTATGCCGGAGGTACGCCGCGGGTCATGCAGGAACTGCGTTCTTTCCTTCATCTCGATGCGTTGACGGTTACCGGTCATTCACTGGGGGACAACCTGGAAGCGTTCAATCAGAACGAAATGCCGAGATATGCCGAGATGTTTCTCGCAAACTATAAGCTGAATTACCGTGATGTGATCTATCCTATCGGTAAACCGCTAAAGCCGGAAGGATCGGCTGCGCTGTTGAAAGGAAATCTGGCACCCAAAGGAGCAACGATCAAAAAATCGGCGGTTGCGGAACAAATGATGGTACACGAAGGAAAGGCTAAAGTGTTTGACAGCGAGGAGGATGCAGTCAAGGCGCTTCTCGCCAAGCAGATCGTTTCCGGCGATGTGGTCGTCATTCGCTATCAAGGACCAAAGGCCTGCGGCATGCCGGAAATGTTCTTCATGTCCGAATTGATTGCTTCCGATCCAGTCCTCTCCGTAACCACTTCACTTGTAACGGACGGGCGTTTTTCTGGGGCGACAAGGGGGCCCTGCGTCGGCTATGTGTATCCGGAGGCGCTGGAAGGGGGGCCGATCGCTTTCGTGGAAAGCGGCGATCTCGTTCGGATTGATATTCCGAAACGAGATTTGTCGATTGTCGGTATTGCCGGAAAGTATGCGACCGATGATGTCATCGCAGCCACGCTGGAAGAACGGCGCAAATCGTGGATAAAGCCCGACATCCGGCATCGGGGAGCGCTTGGGCAATATACGAGACTGACAAGACCGGCACTGGAAGGCGGTTCGATGAACCAAATAATAAGTTATATCGTCTCGGGAGAAATTTAA
- a CDS encoding RraA family protein translates to MDFSNQSELLHYMKLHLYTAVICDMLDDLGFRNQAMRANIRPMDGGMVIVGFAKTILSADVYYKHDHPYELEIKAVDSIQPHEVVIAGTNESTQTGLWGELLTTASIMRGASGAVIDGFIRDSNKIMEMGFPVFCTGFKPVDSKGRSKVIDYDCPVKVGDVLVYPGDLIFGDRDGIVVIPKEHADKIVEMAMKKVQSENMTRSELLEGKLLSDVYQKYGIL, encoded by the coding sequence ATGGATTTTTCGAATCAAAGTGAGTTATTGCATTATATGAAGCTGCATCTATACACAGCCGTGATTTGTGATATGTTGGATGATCTTGGGTTCAGAAATCAGGCTATGCGAGCCAATATTCGTCCAATGGATGGAGGTATGGTTATCGTCGGCTTTGCCAAGACGATTCTATCAGCTGATGTCTATTATAAGCATGATCATCCTTACGAATTGGAAATTAAAGCGGTAGACAGCATCCAGCCTCATGAGGTTGTTATAGCCGGAACGAATGAGTCTACCCAAACCGGGTTATGGGGTGAATTGCTTACTACTGCTTCTATCATGCGCGGGGCAAGCGGTGCGGTAATAGACGGTTTCATCCGCGATTCGAATAAAATTATGGAAATGGGCTTTCCTGTTTTTTGTACGGGCTTTAAGCCGGTTGATTCCAAGGGAAGATCAAAAGTTATCGATTATGATTGCCCAGTGAAGGTAGGAGACGTTCTGGTATATCCGGGAGACTTGATCTTTGGGGATCGTGATGGTATTGTCGTTATTCCGAAAGAGCATGCGGACAAAATCGTAGAAATGGCGATGAAGAAAGTTCAATCAGAAAATATGACACGTTCCGAATTGTTGGAAGGAAAATTGCTAAGCGATGTGTACCAAAAATACGGCATACTCTAA